In Andreesenia angusta, the genomic window CCAGTTGAAAAATTCCTCAAAATAGCTTTCAGCCTCGCTTAGACTGCTGAAACGCTCAGGATAGCCCGGTGCATGCTTGACGGTGCTGAATAAAGCTTCAATCTTGGGATTGTCATTTGGCGTTCTAGGCCTTGAAAACAGCTGCTTTACTCCCAAAGAAGTCATAAACAGCTTGGTACTGACCGAACGCATTTGTATTCCCCTGTCACTCAAAGAGCGAGGTTTCTCGCTGTTTAAAAGACCTTCAGCTAGTATTCCTTTGTCCCAAAGAGTCAAAGCTTCCTCGCTGGCCAAAGACTCGCTCAGATGCCAAGATATCACTTTGCGGCTGAACCAGTCTTGAAGCACATAAAGGTAGTAGTGACTGTATCTTGTAGTTGTCTTCACATGAGTGATATCCCAGCTCCAGAGCTTATTGGGCTCTTGTACATCACCTATGTCAGGCTTTGTATGCTTGTTCCTTCGATTTGCATAGATGCCCCTTGGACCATTGATTCCTTTAAACTTCATATATTCCCAGAACGTGACATGGGATATGTATATGCCGAATTCTTCGAGCGCTTTAATGCTAAGCACTCGACAGCTGTCATCAGCATATTTCTTGTCTCCAACCATTTTCTGAACAAGCTCTAGTTCATCTGGAGTCAGTGCATTGTATGGACGACTTTTGCGTTCAGACTGCTTCCTTTCAAGAGTTTCACTATTCTGCCA contains:
- a CDS encoding DDE-type integrase/transposase/recombinase, encoding WQNSETLERKQSERKSRPYNALTPDELELVQKMVGDKKYADDSCRVLSIKALEEFGIYISHVTFWEYMKFKGINGPRGIYANRRNKHTKPDIGDVQEPNKLWSWDITHVKTTTRYSHYYLYVLQDWFSRKVISWHLSESLASEEALTLWDKGILAEGLLNSEKPRSLSDRGIQMRSVSTKLFMTSLGVKQLFSRPRTPNDNPKIEALFSTVKHAPGYPERFSSLSEAESYFEEFFNWYNYEHYHTGIGMVSPQDKHTGRDILILERRSAIKKATYEKRRLYNVG